The proteins below come from a single Nostoc sp. KVJ3 genomic window:
- a CDS encoding RAMP superfamily protein, with amino-acid sequence MYTAPQLVHFLEKQHQRRGTSNLFKKDTFTLQWRSKVGSFPHPDVETMVSAGEPSGAWYVTNGRAEDKRQLDENLDEMPELPLNGYIPGSSIRGIVRAWAMERPSIRQQMLNLLGYQQRNVIQEGKIEFFDAWPETATKLVLDIVNPQQDFQVYHQGQGTPLSIYTLGDGEDTIPVTVAIRGIFGKASPQDVQTVWEWVQQALSVHGVGSRTSAGYGQIKAPSSFRPSTQLRQAENGSTTKTFEFKLYSQGCAGADRQQQDFRPSHWRGWLRSWILRFLLGVMSEDNAKKTLWELMGTIGTIEADTHKGCVKIRMIPGIEIWGDRSSNQPYFYVWEGKLQVTAPSEILNKIILPIIRFAVSTGGVGRGWRRPLHIFHMNNGYPATRGSHLVIKHQVPNREGLLQKRTLSLPLNPESWTSIYDNWLTAVRSQWANRININANQSLEGEIFSPRTCAVYAVPGSETNPIDENDFEWLETDAVETRGEGMHLIYERNYKRNPDIGGNAANGNPNCSWASIKRVNIPSQEIEVDCQEIVCLFMGGQSPQSNHIRARFLQDLNQIEGKVHLFGVSP; translated from the coding sequence ATGTACACTGCACCCCAACTGGTTCATTTCCTAGAAAAACAACATCAACGCCGAGGAACATCAAATTTATTCAAGAAAGATACTTTTACCCTGCAATGGAGAAGTAAAGTTGGTTCATTTCCCCATCCCGATGTTGAGACAATGGTTTCTGCGGGAGAACCAAGTGGTGCTTGGTATGTTACTAATGGACGAGCAGAAGATAAACGCCAATTAGACGAAAACTTGGATGAAATGCCAGAACTTCCCCTGAATGGCTATATTCCTGGTTCTTCAATTCGGGGAATCGTGCGTGCGTGGGCAATGGAACGTCCCAGCATTCGTCAGCAAATGTTGAATTTGTTGGGCTATCAACAAAGAAACGTTATTCAAGAGGGTAAAATCGAATTTTTTGATGCATGGCCCGAAACAGCAACCAAACTTGTTTTAGATATAGTTAACCCACAGCAAGACTTCCAAGTTTATCATCAGGGGCAAGGTACACCACTTTCAATTTACACTTTGGGAGATGGTGAAGATACTATTCCGGTGACAGTAGCAATTCGAGGGATTTTTGGTAAAGCCAGCCCCCAAGATGTCCAAACAGTTTGGGAATGGGTGCAGCAAGCACTTAGCGTTCATGGAGTTGGCAGTCGTACCTCTGCGGGATATGGTCAGATTAAAGCACCTAGCAGTTTTAGACCTTCAACACAATTACGCCAAGCTGAAAATGGTTCCACTACTAAAACCTTTGAATTTAAACTCTACAGCCAAGGTTGTGCGGGTGCTGATCGACAACAACAAGATTTTCGTCCTTCTCATTGGCGCGGTTGGTTGCGTTCTTGGATATTGCGGTTTCTGTTGGGTGTCATGTCGGAAGATAACGCAAAAAAAACTTTGTGGGAACTAATGGGAACCATAGGAACCATAGAAGCAGATACCCACAAAGGTTGCGTAAAAATCCGCATGATTCCGGGGATAGAAATTTGGGGCGATCGCTCAAGTAACCAGCCTTACTTTTATGTTTGGGAAGGGAAATTACAAGTTACTGCACCAAGCGAAATTCTCAACAAAATTATTCTCCCGATTATCCGGTTTGCAGTTAGTACAGGAGGTGTTGGTAGAGGTTGGCGACGACCTTTACATATTTTCCACATGAATAACGGCTATCCTGCAACACGGGGAAGTCATTTAGTCATCAAACACCAAGTCCCCAATAGAGAAGGACTCTTGCAGAAAAGAACTTTAAGTTTGCCACTAAATCCAGAAAGTTGGACTTCTATCTATGATAATTGGTTGACGGCTGTGCGATCGCAGTGGGCTAACAGAATTAATATAAATGCCAATCAGTCATTAGAGGGTGAGATATTTTCACCCCGTACTTGTGCTGTTTATGCTGTTCCTGGTTCCGAAACTAATCCAATTGATGAGAATGATTTTGAGTGGTTGGAAACCGATGCGGTAGAAACTCGCGGAGAAGGTATGCACCTGATTTACGAACGCAATTACAAACGTAATCCAGATATTGGAGGCAATGCTGCCAATGGCAATCCTAATTGTTCATGGGCAAGTATTAAGCGAGTTAATATACCTAGTCAAGAAATAGAAGTGGATTGTCAAGAAATTGTTTGCTTGTTTATGGGAGGACAATCACCTCAGTCAAATCATATCCGCGCCCGCTTTCTTCAAGATTTAAACCAGATCGAAGGTAAAGTGCATTTATTTGGTGTTTCTCCTTAA
- a CDS encoding RAMP superfamily CRISPR-associated protein, with amino-acid sequence MSDFRTGYLYTLAPIHCGGEGDLGNILDIVREVHTDFPYIPGSSLRGSLRWDVNSIDPAAADKLFGRELSADGQMGIHQVWFGDARLLWVPMRTMSMNGNRNVFTWVSCHSLIGNHALLSGLPITEFPHRPVGTQVGSYYVADAQLEVSALTELQKQAIALAGDWQQALADAVKSTWNHNRIVLADSDFQTLMEHSLWTQIRNKINKLDDEDNEDHSEGGAEIFWTDVCIPRDTILYYPWGYKLNKTNPVAKQEHDYLMDVVTGLFQIGGQANVGRGWVQGWVTNDTLPGLKTSQSVPVEA; translated from the coding sequence ATGAGTGATTTTCGGACTGGATATCTTTATACACTTGCACCAATTCATTGCGGTGGCGAAGGCGATTTAGGAAACATCTTAGATATTGTCCGCGAAGTACACACCGATTTTCCTTACATTCCGGGTTCTTCACTCAGAGGTAGCTTGCGATGGGATGTCAACTCTATCGACCCAGCAGCCGCAGATAAATTATTTGGCAGGGAATTAAGTGCGGATGGACAAATGGGAATTCATCAAGTTTGGTTTGGTGATGCTCGCTTATTATGGGTGCCGATGCGAACAATGTCAATGAACGGCAATCGAAATGTATTTACTTGGGTAAGTTGCCATTCGCTGATCGGCAACCATGCATTACTATCTGGGCTACCAATAACTGAGTTTCCCCATCGCCCTGTAGGAACTCAAGTCGGTAGTTATTACGTTGCTGACGCTCAATTAGAAGTTTCAGCACTTACAGAACTCCAAAAACAAGCGATCGCACTAGCAGGAGATTGGCAGCAAGCGCTTGCTGATGCTGTTAAATCAACCTGGAATCATAATCGCATTGTTCTGGCTGATAGCGATTTTCAAACCTTAATGGAGCATTCATTGTGGACGCAGATTCGCAACAAAATTAACAAACTTGATGATGAAGATAACGAAGATCATTCTGAAGGTGGTGCAGAAATATTTTGGACTGATGTTTGTATTCCTAGAGATACTATTCTCTACTACCCTTGGGGTTACAAATTAAATAAAACTAATCCCGTAGCCAAACAGGAACATGATTATTTGATGGATGTTGTTACAGGATTATTTCAAATTGGCGGACAAGCCAACGTCGGGCGAGGTTGGGTACAAGGCTGGGTGACAAATGATACTTTACCTGGATTAAAAACAAGTCAATCTGTCCCTGTGGAGGCATAG
- a CDS encoding type III-B CRISPR module-associated Cmr3 family protein, producing the protein MQSDKRQVKDADGYFTEVAVRLEHGWCFIAALSGNVLETESIVRLGGRDTGL; encoded by the coding sequence ATGCAATCTGACAAGCGACAAGTTAAAGATGCTGATGGCTACTTTACCGAAGTCGCCGTCCGCCTTGAACATGGATGGTGCTTTATCGCGGCTTTGAGTGGAAATGTTTTAGAAACCGAAAGCATTGTCCGGTTGGGGGGGAGGGACACCGGGCTTTAG
- a CDS encoding type III-B CRISPR module-associated Cmr3 family protein — MHWYKITPLDVLLFRDCKPFSPGDGSWAKGLFPPMPITVFQAMRSLLPLTNNQEERSKRDLTFLGPFLLDSNHTLWLPTPKDLVCLYPPGEDRKTASDNWSEIQRLQPVNREHEAWKHLVFDGEQINPLVLNKKWDGNISPPKPWIKAEALFDYLEGKKNSSNWQKNRLSQQSLEDAGITSHPNAI; from the coding sequence ATGCACTGGTATAAAATTACTCCTTTAGATGTATTACTATTTCGAGATTGCAAACCATTTAGTCCTGGTGATGGTTCGTGGGCGAAAGGGCTATTTCCACCTATGCCAATTACAGTATTTCAGGCAATGCGATCGCTTTTACCACTAACCAATAATCAGGAGGAACGTAGCAAACGCGATTTAACTTTTCTTGGCCCGTTTTTATTAGATAGCAACCATACCCTGTGGCTACCTACCCCCAAAGATTTAGTCTGTCTATATCCCCCAGGAGAAGATCGCAAAACCGCCTCTGATAACTGGAGTGAAATTCAACGCTTGCAACCCGTTAACCGTGAACATGAAGCGTGGAAGCACTTGGTATTTGATGGGGAGCAAATTAATCCACTGGTTCTAAATAAAAAATGGGACGGGAATATCAGCCCGCCCAAACCTTGGATTAAAGCCGAAGCACTGTTTGATTACCTTGAAGGTAAAAAAAATAGCAGTAATTGGCAAAAAAACAGACTTTCACAGCAATCCTTGGAAGACGCAGGTATTACCTCACATCCAAATGCAATCTGA